The genome window ttttggattttcaggCCTGTTTAAAATGTCACCCTTAgcatacagagagagagagagagagagagagagcattttTGAAGAGCATTcgaaaattaaattcattcattcgTGGAGAGAAGCAAAggtaagaaagaaagaaaaaaaaaaaaagcatagaaaaAAAAGGCTAGTCTAGTGTGGGGCttttgtaaaaaaacaaaaactgctattttttaataacttatttgaaaaataccatattttttaaagtcatataagacttttaaaatcatatatatatatatatatatattaaaattgtgatatttttcaaaaaagagttaataaagaaacaacaatttttgtcacaaaatGCCCCAAAACCAGTGGTTTAAGACTTTAGTTATGGTGAGAGAGACAGACACAcaacatgaatatatatatatatatttatatatatacatatgattCAGCAGCTAAGCTATTGAGAGTCGGAAAGGCTCCAATTAGCTTCACTTCCAACACGAGGAATGCTGTTGACCCTTGTGTACTTATCAACCTTGAAACTGGCCCCACACATGGCCCCTTCACTGTCTATCCTTGGCATTGCCTTCAGCTTGTTCATTGGATGCTCAAAGCTCATCAATCCTCCTCCCCCACTGTGGAACATACACCCTGCACACACCACCATACATGTGAGGACCATGCTATCTTTTCGCATGATATTATGATGGTTtacattactatatatatatatatatatattcatccgATTAAAGTAATTTTGTTTATCGTATAAAAGtgacaattatattttaaaaaaatgtgataatattatgtaaaaatgcaattatattttgaaaaatgtgattttttttttttttttggaaagttgTAAAGTGATGGTGATACATACTTTTAAATGCAACAATATattcactcaatttttcacgattttattcacaattattaacatgatttatgaagtttttttttttttttttgaaaactatttaTGAAGTTAAGAAAGTGAAAGTGACACTACAGACAGGAAGTTACAATAGTATGTATGACCAAAATGACCTAAAGTACCTGTTGGGAAAGGAGCATATGATTTGGCACAGCCGGCTTTTATGACCTCCAAATCATCAGAAATCACTACAGAGCCATCAGCTGAAATGCCCCAGTACAGCTTAACTCCACCATCAGAACCCTGCAACCATTCCATTATGAACATTTGTGAAAATTCTCTATACACACTTCCttttgaaattgtatttttaaaacttgatttctgTCCACGTGACTGTGTTTGTAGGAGGAGTGTGTAATAACAAGTATTTGACTATCATTATAACTCATAATATATTACCAGTGCAGCAAAGACAGTTCCAGCCTTACTATCATAGACAACAAAGGCAAAGCTCCCTTCAAGATCCTTGACAACTTGGTCAGCCGGGTATGGACCCCGGTCTCGAAGTGTACGATATGCCTCGATCACAAACATGGCCTCATTAGCGCCCTTTGATAGACCATACTGCTTATTCAGTGAACAAAGGTTTTTCAAGCTCCCCAAGAAGAGGCAATATATATCTTCCAATCCACAGAACAACCTGCAATcacccaaaaaccaaaccctttatttttcttatacaTGCATACTATAAATACAATATGAGCtcttttaaataattagaaTAAAAACCATTAGAATTTCCAAGATATGTGTGGAAGCTCTTACAAAACCTAGCATTGCAGACCCTTGGAGGGTAACAGTTCTAACTCAGGATACCTTAAAAACTGTCTTCCTCAACCagtaaaatttagttttagtgGACCCCTAGAGAATCCTAATAGAGCTGCTCGTGTGTTAGCTACTTGGTCTCTAAGTAACAATTTCTCTAGTTGTTTTGTATTGGGTGCTTCTCCCTCTGTTTTTGCAAATGTTATTGAGAAGGAGAAGGCCTAGAATTTCTTTGTGTGTTGCTTTTGTGCTTTAATAAAGTCTTTTCTCAGTTggttatcaaaataaaaaattagaataaaaaccAAGATCATAATGTCACCTAATGATAAATTATCACCTGTTACAAAAGCGTACACCgatagaaaatgataaatttaaattctaacaCTTTCCTTTACCTATGAACCAAAATTCGGTAATATATATTCTAATATTATGATAAACTACCGCGTGTTCCAAAAATATAAACCGATATAAAAAGGGTGAATTTAGTcctaaagaaaatttgaaaagtgaaaacatttAATAGTGACAAGACTAAAAATCTCTGTATTGTATTGTGTGTAAAACTATAACAAGGACTGTCATTATATATAGGCAGACATTTGAGTGTTGTATTTTTAGATCTCATCTTGCTTAAGGAATATTTTAACAGGTGGTCGATTATACTTACTAAGGAAGAATCGAGTGGATCTCATTGAGAAGTTCATCGAGTCCCTAAAAGCTAGTTGAATGCAATAAAAAACTCAACCTTACACCACTTGTTAACTGACCCTTTTAACAAATGGTCATACacaattaattataaattccacatacttggagagagagagagagattacctTTGATGAAGTGAGTAAGGGCGGTCAGGCAGAACATAAGCAAGCACAGCTGCATCACCAAAGGTCATGGAGAAAGTTTTATGAGGATGATGAGAAAGGAACTCATTGAGAGTTTCCTCAGGAAGCTTAGGCCTCTTAGTACTATTGTAAGATGAAGGACTATGAAGCTCCTCAGGTGGGTGAGCAAAAGCCTTGTGAAATATAGCCAAcatgtctttttattttcttttctgtagAAGAAACTACAATTTTGTTGTTATAATGGAATAATGTGAGGAAGAGATAATCATGGAGGGTCCTTTGTCTTATTTATATTGTTACCTTTATGACATAAAAGGGTGCTGTTAAGGTGGCAGATTTTTCTTATATGGTGGGCGGGGTTTTAGTCTGACTCATCTATGATGATTGATGGATAAGGATTCTCCTATTCCGAGATattcttatctttttttgtcttttatttattttggttttacggaagataatatataatatattcacCTCAAGATGAAGTAGTAGTAACATGTTTGTCATTTAACTTTATtagtatcatttttttaagttcttacctactcaaaagaagaagaacaagaagtcTTGTGAcggttcatcaaaaaaaaaaaaaaaaaaaaaaaaaaaagaagtcttgTGACGACTCCTGTCACCCActtaatcatttttgtttatttgtctgGTAAATAATGTATGGATTCCCAATTGATAAGTGATAACATAGACATAATAATATTTACCCTCTATGGCTCGATATCTCTGCCTCTAAAATCTACATGCCTGAGTCCCACAGGCGTTGGAAGCCAAACCTGGCCACTCTCGTGGAGGGGGGCAAGAGAGAGATACCCTGATAGTGATAAAATAATTtagcaaactttttttttttttaataattataataatgttatattactcaaatttgttttttgataaattcatgattagattttttttttcttatattctgtctacaaaattttaagatgattaatagttatgtgacttatgtcatcaatcatatatttaaattttaactatttaaagaaaatataatataccAAGATTTTAATACATGGTTTAATTATggaattgaatttaaatttaattaaatatatatattaaaataattatgtgtaaaattatgaggagtaaaaaacttaaatatgtATCATAGTATTATGAATTCAACTAAAAGTCAAATTCGGTTTATACCAAGATtcggtttatatatatatataactttattttcttatatatttgtgatgaaaattataataattattttttgttactaGAATTACTGATGTCAATAATCAAAGAGGCCAAGTGCTATCACTATccttcttattttaattttttttccgaGTACGacaaatatttgtttgtttctcttttgaCTAATTTTTTGGTACAGTTGttggtttctttgttttaatttttttagggagGTTTTATTCTCACATCTTTTAGTGGTTTTCTTTAACGTCTTCTTAtcttatcctttttctttttcttttttcccttaaataatttgatagtatTATAATGGAGGAACACTAATTAgagaaacaaacttttgtgaAAAAAACTTTTGTGTCAAAATATAATTAACCTTCATTTAATACCAAAAACCATGTAAAAAGGATATTATAAATTTGGGTGATATTACGTTTTCATCATAAATTTaggtttttaaaacttttttttttcttcatttcaagTCTACACAAGGTAAAATTGGTATTTTATGGTGCGTTtagataccacttattttgctgaaaactgaaaataataaaaaaataatttctggTTTTTATTCACAAATGAAAATACTGTTTATTTACCTTAATGCACTATTCAtgtcccatgaatagtgcaaGAGGCACTAGTAAAAATAAAACCGCAAAACGCTAAAATTTGGACATGTAGACACAATCCAAACGATACCTTAAAATGACTGGATGATAAAggatatattttttggatacaTCAATATATGGGTGGAAGATTTAAACCCTAgattcttttcttatttttttgaaaacacaaaaaaatattagcTGAACTATAAGACTCTTGAGAccactaaaaaaatttgtgtcaatAAAAGatatcataataaattattttattttacataattaaatataGATACTCTACACTTGTAATCTATCTGCATCATTACtacatttaatttatatatataaatttaaattaaaaatcaaaatcaacgGACATAACTAAGAGTAAGAGGTGTTCAATATTCATATAAATacaattgacaattttttctcaaaaaaagaaaaagaaaaaaacacttgacaattttctttaataatCGGTCGTACACTCGTACTAATCAAACTCACATGTCACATGTGTGccaaaaaattgtattatttattatatattatctggaagcaaataaattaaatcagTGTAGTAAATTGACAACAACTTGCATTTGGGATATATATGGTTTGGTATGGCTGGGTACTGGTCTTATCGAAAACTGGCAAAGGCGGCAGAGATAGAGTCAGCTCAGCGCCCATACTACAGGCCATAACCATTGTATTTTGAGTATTCTGTGGGTAACAATAGTGGGATTGTCATTCTTGGCCAAATTTTGAAGATAGCTAGGGGAGGTTTATCACTTTAGCAAAATAAGAACAAGATGGATATGTGATATGACATTGGCTTcctgttttttctttgatggaCGCCCACCTCATGATGCAATGTGATAGTGCTGCTAGCCATTTCATTTTTGACCCATCCCTTGCTTCCAATCTGTCAGCCTTTTGACCatcaagaattttttaattgaatgtaaattttgataaatttattatatatattttttcattcttataaaattttaagataattataaattaatagtcat of Quercus lobata isolate SW786 chromosome 8, ValleyOak3.0 Primary Assembly, whole genome shotgun sequence contains these proteins:
- the LOC115954505 gene encoding stem-specific protein TSJT1-like; the encoded protein is MLAIFHKAFAHPPEELHSPSSYNSTKRPKLPEETLNEFLSHHPHKTFSMTFGDAAVLAYVLPDRPYSLHQRLFCGLEDIYCLFLGSLKNLCSLNKQYGLSKGANEAMFVIEAYRTLRDRGPYPADQVVKDLEGSFAFVVYDSKAGTVFAALGSDGGVKLYWGISADGSVVISDDLEVIKAGCAKSYAPFPTGCMFHSGGGGLMSFEHPMNKLKAMPRIDSEGAMCGASFKVDKYTRVNSIPRVGSEANWSLSDSQ